The Penaeus vannamei isolate JL-2024 chromosome 16, ASM4276789v1, whole genome shotgun sequence genome includes a window with the following:
- the LOC138864367 gene encoding phostensin-like — protein sequence MDEAEQWKLNLGEAEQWKLNSGEAEQWKLNLGEAEQWKLNLGESEQWILNLGEAEQWKLNLGEAEQWKLNSGESEQWKLNLAEQWKLNLGEAEQWKLNLGESEQWILNLGEAEQWKLNLGEAEQWKLNSGESEQWKLNLGEAEQWKLNLGEAEQWKLKLDEAEQWKLKLDEAEQWKLNSGEAEQWKLNLGEAEQWKLKLDEAEQWKLNSGEAEQWKLNSGESEQWKLNSAEQWKLNLGEAEQWILNLGEAEQW from the exons ATGGatgaagctgaacagtggaaattgaacttgggtgaagctgaacagtggaaattgaactcgggtgaagctgaacagtggaaattgaacttgggtgaagctgaacagtggaaattgaacttGGGTGAATCTGAACAGTGGATattgaacttgggtgaagctgaacagtggaaattgaacttaggggaagctgaacagtggaaacTGAACTCGGGTGAAtctgaacagtggaaattgaacttgg ctgaacagtggaaattgaacttgggtgaagctgaacagtggaaattgaacttGGGTGAATCTGAACAGTGGATattgaacttgggtgaagctgaacagtggaaattgaacttaggggaagctgaacagtggaaacTGAACTCGGGTGAAtctgaacagtggaaattgaacttgg gtgaagctgaacagtggaaattgaacttgggtgaagctgaacagtggaaattgaagTTGGAcgaagctgaacagtggaaattgaagttggatgaagctgaacagtggaaattgaactcag gtgaagctgaacagtggaaattgaacttgggtgaagctgaacagtggaaattgaagTTGGAcgaagctgaacagtggaaattgaactcgggtgaagctgaacagtggaaattgaactcGGGTGAAtctgaacagtggaaattgaactcag ctgaacagtggaaattgaacttgggtgaagctgaacagtggatattgaacttgggtgaagctgaacagtggtAA
- the LOC113820285 gene encoding ribosome-binding protein 1-like, which yields MGGWITIRGIRIRGRRNRRRDLTGRASRERDLKRRGIKGKGPHRKGHQGKGTSQEGIQGKGTSQEGASRKRDLTRRGIEGKGSHRKGHQGKGTSQEGEGASRERDLTRRGIKGKGPHGKGHQGKSFCSSSHRHRAAVAKIGRSIIGRIVGGWITIRGIRIRGRRNRRRDLTRRGIKGKGPHTKGHQGKGTSHGGASRERVLTVRGIKGKGPHTKGHQGKGTSQEGSSRKKDLTGRSIKGKGPHRKGHQGRRTSQEGASRERDLTGRGIKGKGPHTKGKGHRGKGTSHEGASRERDLKRRGIKGKGTSHEGASRERDLTRRGIKGKGPHTKGHQVKRDLTGRGIKEKAFVRLPIVTERLKGHRGKGTSQEGASRERDLTGRGIEGKGPHRKGHPGRGTSKEGASASRSSGKSFCSSSHRHRAAVAKIGRSIIGRIVGGWITIRGIRIRGRRNRKRDLTGRGIKGKGPHTKGHQGKGTSHEGASRERVLTVRGIKGKGPHTKGHQGKGTSQEGSSRKKDLTGRSIKGKGPHRNDVTGMDII from the exons ATGGGAGGATGGATCACTATCCGAGGGATCAGAATAAGAGGGAGACGTAACAGGAGAAGGGACCTCACAGGAagggcatcaagggaaagggacctcaaaagaaggggcatcaagggaaagggacctcacaggaaggggcatcaagggaaagggacctcacaggaagggatacaagggaaagggacctcacaaGAAGGGGCATCAAGAAAAAGGGACCTCACACGAAGGGGCATCGAGGGAAAGGGATCTCACaggaaggggcatcaagggaaagggacctcacaggaAGGG gaaggggcatcaagggaaagggacctcacacgaaggggcatcaagggaaagggacctcacgGGAAGGGGCATCAAGGAAAAAGCTTTTGCTCGTCTTCCCATCGTCACCGAGCGGCTGTTGCTAAGATAGGAAGATCTATTATTGGAAGGATCGTGGGAGGATGGATCACTATCCGAGGGATCAGAATAAGAGGGAGACGTAACAGGAGAAGGGACCTCACAcgaaggggcatcaagggaaagggacctcacacgaaggggcatcaagggaaagggacctcacacgGAGGGGCATCGAGGGAAAGGGTCCTCACAGTaaggggcatcaagggaaagggacctcacacgaaggggcatcaagggaaagggacctcacaggaAGGGTCATCAAGGAAGAAGGACCTCACAGGAAGGagcatcaagggaaagggacctcacaggaAGGGTCATCAAGGAAGAAGGACCTCACAGGAAGGGGCATCgagggaaagggacctcacaggaaggggcatcaagggaaagggacctcacacgaaggg gaaggggcatcgagggaaagggacctcacacgaaggggcatcaagggaaagggacctcaaAAGAAGGGGCATCAAGgggaaagggacctcacacgaaggggcatcaagggaaagggacctcacacgaaggggcatcaagggaaagggacctcacacgAAGGGGCATCAAGTGAAAAGGGACCTCACGGGAAGGGGCATCAAGGAAAAAGCTTTTGTTCGTCTTCCCATCGTCACCGAGCGGCT gaaggggcatcgagggaaagggacctcacaggaAGGGGCATCGAGGGAAAGGGACCTCACGGGAAGGGGCATCgagggaaagggacctcacaggaAGGGGCATCCAGGAAGAGGGACCTCAAAAGAAGGGGCATCTGCGTCCAGGTCATCGGGAAAAAGCTTTTGTTCGTCTTCCCATCGTCACCGAGCGGCTGTTGCTAAGATAGGAAGATCTATTATTGGAAGGATCGTGGGAGGATGGATCACTATCCGAGGGATCAGAATAAGAGGGAGACGTAACAGGAAAAGGGACCTCACaggaaggggcatcaagggaaagggacctcacacgaaggggcatcaagggaaagggacctcacacgAAGGGGCATCGAGGGAAAGGGTCCTCACAGTaaggggcatcaagggaaagggacctcacacgaaggggcatcaagggaaagggacctcacaggaAGGGTCATCAAGGAAGAAGGACCTCACAGGAAGGagcatcaagggaaagggacctcatAGGAATGACGTCACAGGAATGGATATCATATGA